The genomic window gttggacttgctggcaaattctctaaaactatgttggaggcggcttatggtggagaaattaacattcaattcaatcgtaacagctctggtggataattttgcagtcagcatgccaattgcatgctccctcaacttgagacatttgtggcattgtgttttgacAACTGCACGTTTTATTGGCCTTTAACtgccctcagcacaaggtgcaactgtgtaatgctcatgctatttaatcagcattttggtatgccacacctatcaggtcaatggattatcttggcaaatgagaaatgctcactaagagttgtaaacacatttttgcacaacatttaagacgtgttttgtttttttgtgcatatggaacatttcggcatcttttatttcagcccatgggaccaacaatttacatgcttgtgtttatatttttgatcagtgtaGTTAGCTAAGCCACTACTCCCTTCTGTAAAACAGCTAATGTTAGGAGGGTGGCACTGGCAGGAATTAACATTATagcactgactgactggatgtgtgGTAAATATTAGTGGCTCATTTCAAACATTCAGTCACCAGCTAGGCATCCATGTGTTTGACAGCTTTCAGACTAGTCCCCTCAACTAAGCCAGCCTCTATTACATTTCACATAAATTGAACATGAACCATTAAATGCTTTATTTTGACAGTACAGTACTAGGTTTTTGCCCCTGGGAGATAAATCATGCATCACTGTCGTCCTGTGGCCTGGATCTGCGAACATTAGGATAAGATCTAGGCTTTAACTTAGCTTAACCGGCTTACTTCCCTCTCCTCAGAAGTTTCCAAGGCAACATTGCAGTTTGTGTCCTGAACAGGAACAGAGAGTGAAAAGCTATTTTGATGTTTCTTTCCGTTCTGACTTCTCAGACCGTAACCCAATTTCGCTTCTGTTTTTTCCCCCCTATTATTTACATCTAcacaaatttgatttgacttgtttCCAGTCCTAAACAATGTGGTTGGGAACATAATTTGAATGACTACTGTGTGAAGGGAAGTCAATGAAGAGGGGTGGATTTTGAGGGATTAGTGTTGCTGACTAGTTGACTCAACGCTTGAGAATAGGCCTTCTCCAAACGATGAGGCAAAAGAAAGGGCTGAGGCTGTAACTTTCATAATTAACATGACTAAATTGGAACGAGAAAATGAGAAACAAATGGGCTCATGATTATGAGTACTACTGGTAGCCCAGGAAACCGGATGTGTGGTGTCACAGCTCACCGTCAATTTAACGCCACACGCCGTGTTCTCAAATCAGTGATTGTATCAGTAGTTCTTCGTTTGTTTCCCACTTGGGTTGCCTCTGATTCAACTGTCAACTCATGACGTTTACATCCACCAGTTGCTACAGCCTTGGTTAAATACAATGACTGACTTACTTGCCCAAAGTTTAAGAGTGGAGGTGGCCCTTAGCCTCAACATCAGCCCTAAAACCTCTAGGCCTGCTATGAGCCAGAAAAGTCACCACATTAGTAAGTAGCTTAGACAGAGGACATGTGTTTCTATGTTCTGATGGCAGAttttaatttatggatttcaatgGGGCTCTTCTTAATAAAAAATCAAATTGAAGGGCCCGTTTGGAATTGTGCAGATAAACTGTAGCTCATAAAAGGGTCATTTAGATTCTCTGTTCTTCTAACTTTATGATTTTGTGTTTTTCCCCCCTGTCATTTCCTGATATCTTAGTTGGGGGATTTCTGAGGTGAAGTTGTTTGCGTAATAACGGAAGACATGAAACATAAGCTCGCCAATTTGAAAAGTATTACTTTGAGTAGATTTAGCACCTTTTCGCACTCTCTTAAATCCTGAACCACAAGTGGTTGACTCAAACTGTCTTCAGTGCCTGCTTTGCTAGCAGAGGATGAGGGCAGCATAATGACaattatttttgtaataattAATATGCAAGTGCGAAGTGGTGCCTTGCATGATGGGAGTGTGGTTTCCGCTGGCAACAGTGGTCTGGAGAGATATAGGAACCTGCCTATCAAATGTGGTGCTGAGTCAGGGCCAGGCGCAGTGACTGCTCACTATCATTGCCAACGGATTAGTAAATTCTCCTCACAATACTCCAAATAGCCTGCTAAATGTCAGAGTACTGCTACTAAAGTATGAATATTTACCAAATGTAAACTGTTGTGTCCATCCTTAATCCATATAGTGTTTAGTTTTTGTCTAATTTGCGACTCGGCTAAGAGGGGCGCACACTATGgagtctctcgctctttctcagcAACTCTTCTTCCCAGTTTAAGCCTTACATGGAAACATACCTCTGTCCATAGAGAGTGAGTTATATGGTGCTGATGTCATGGTTTCAGTGTGTTTGTGGTGCGTAGCTCACTCCTTATTTGTTAGTTACTACGGGGGAAAGACTCGGGCTGTTTGTTTTGTGGGGAGAGATATTGAGGAACGACGGGGGGGGGGAGTGGTTGAGGTTCAGTTAAATAACTTCCTTACATGGCTTTGTGCGTGAAAGCGTGCCGTGCACGTAACGCAATTAATGGAGTGCCGTAGAGAGCACTATGACTGTTTCTGAGCTGTAAGGGGCTCAGTCAGAGAATGCATCATTACTGGAGCAGGCTTTCTCCGGATAGTCACATCTATTCGAAAGTAGTTGTAGTTTACATCAGACTTTTTAAAGGTGGTTTTTCATACGTCATTTGAAGTGAAAAGTGTATTACGCTACCAGTGACATTAAATCCACACCAGCATGCATCAACACTTATAATACTAATACCTAAGTCTCTGGACTtcactgtcctcctctacctttGCAGTTTTCACATATCATGGATTACTGTTTTCACAGCTCATGATGACTTGTAGACCAAAAATTCCACTGACAGGTAGACTTTCTTCTCAAAGTGCATAGACAAGTGGGAGTGTGTATTTTCCCTTGCTCCTTAAAAAGTAACTGAACTCCTGTATGATGAGGATTAGTCTCTTCACCATAAATTATTCATTGGTCTCATATCCCATGAGGCTGTCTGTCTCTTGTGACTGTAGTCAGGAGCTGAAGGTCTCTCTAGGAGGTGTTCCTGAGTATTTAGGCCTGGAGGGCATGTTGTCAATGGAAGGACCCCACAAATCCCAAATGGACGGTGTTGTGATTGTTTCTTAATTGTCTTGCGTTGACAACAGATGGCAGGGCCCCAGACTAACATTTTCCCCTGGTGGTAGTGGTGCCACAAAGTTTTTCAGTTATTGGCACCAGCCGACGATATGGTagctttattattttattttcatgttgTGATTCAACTGTTATATTTTACTGTTTAACAGGGCTCTAGAATGTTCAGATAAATCGAATGTCCCAAAAAAGGTTGCAGTTGTAGCCTACCACCCAATGAGGCCTATGTAATGTGCCTAATTATTTTGCGCACTCCGTATCTCAAAGCCATATCAAAtatcttggttgtaaaatgtttgctATTGAGCACAAAATTGAGTTCAAAAATCTAAACTATACTTACCGAAAGCTGAGAACCTCCTCTCTTCAACTGTGACAATGTGATAGCTGTGTTTAGCTAGcaattgtataacattttaaaatcCAATCAGAGCATCTTATTTTTCTCCCTGAGCATTTGATTTCCCCTGGGAAAGGAGAGCGGCTCGCTCAACAAAGCAGCAGGCCCCAGCGAAACGGGGGCGGGCAGACACTTTCATGAGGATAATGTACTTTACGGTTTGACCAAATAATGGTTTAGCCTCGTACCGACCCAACCAATAAAACATTTCACTCGCACAGCCATGTCCAGTCCTCAAATGCGACTAAATGGTCTGTCTTGAGCCCTTTTTCATATACCGTAGCAGAAAGATGGCCAATGGATTTCAGTTTCTGTATTCATAGACTGAGTCTGACGTGGTGTGCTGCGTGCATGGCGGCCAGATGGTTGTCCTGGGAGCAGGCGGCCAAACCCAAGCTTCTCCCTTCACACCCACAGCTGGTTTGTGTTAGCTAGAGGATGGGGGTCATAAACTCCTCCTGACCTCCTCCACTGGAGCTCCGCTTATGGGTGTTCCCATTGTTATGCCGCGACTTGTCCCGACCATAGGAATGACTACGATCTTATTGGGAGAGAACTGATATTTCCGTTTTACAATCATTTTCTCCTTTTCTCCTGCCTGTGCAGACTGTTGGGCTGTCCCGTGAAGAGATCCTGCCATGCGTGAATACAAGCTAGTGGTGCTAGGCTCGGGAGGCGTGGGCAAGTCCGCTCTGGTGAGTATTTCACTGGAGGTGGGCCACTCCAGGCCAtctacatttttgtaatttagcagatgctcttatccaaagtTACCTACAGTAGTGCTTGCATAGATTGTCATAacttttcgtactggcccccggTGGGAATTGAACCGCCACCCCTGGGTgtcgcaagtgccatgctctaccagctgagccgcACGTGACCATCTTTTTCCTCTTCCAGATGTCTGTCTTATGTACCAACTAGCACAAGCCAGGGTTGTGCAAATCCAGGCCTCAAGATCCACAGCACCATCATTGAATATTCCTGTGGTGTGAATTGTTGATCTGACTTGTTTTTGTGGCTCATGTTCTCTCTTACAGACAGTCCAGTTTGTACAGGGAATCTTTGTGGAAAAATATGACCCAACAATAGAAGACTCCTACAGAAAGGTAAGTGTCCCATAAGGGAGGAATTGCCAGGGAATAAGCTTTCAGCTGGTCTGTGGGTCAACAACCTGCTCTTTCTTTCTCAccttcttgtctctgtttttctctccacTGCAGCAAGTGGAGGTAGATGGACAGCAATGCATGCTTGAAATCCTCGACACAGCCGGCACAGTAAGTTAATGTTGCTCAGCTCCACAACTCTGTTATCCAGGCTAAACCCTGAGTGTATATTTCTTTAAAGACATGCTCTGGTACTTTGGTGACTaagaaagtatttttttaaaccccCCGCTTTAGGCtagatgtgtcaatgtgtagttcatacatgcataatctatgagaaGAATAATTGACTTAACTCAATTCGCCAccaaatccctagtttgaaagcgacttTTCTTGGGGCTGTGCCACACCATTTTACCTACACCCCCACCATCATGTCGGTCAGCCTTCTTGCAATtcgagttctagccaatgagcttcagtccctcgcatttgagtgacagctagcaagaggccTGCCCAGCATTATCCAATGAGGTTGCGGGGCGGACTCCAACGGCTCAATGGGCACcacagagagggagtgaaagcAATGACGTCGCGCAAATATCTGCACCTATGTGATGACGTATGACATTTTCAGGGACCCTTTTGTCTCATGAGTGCTACTTTTAGAACTACTTGTTAAAAAGTATtcaaaagtaccagagaatctcTATAAATTCTTTGCTGGGCTTCCAAGGCGTAATATTGAAGCACCTTGGGCCTCCACTGACAAGTCAATTGAGCTGTGATGTCTATCAGCAGCATAATGCATGTATTAAGTAGatctcttgggggggggggggagggggtcatGAAATTGATCAGGTGAATAGAGGTCTTATTAACTATGACATCAGAACTCATGATACTTCTTTCTCCTGCCTGTCTTACAGGAGCAGTTCACTGCAATGAGAGATCTGTACATGAAGAACGGTCAGGGCTTTGCCCTGGTGTACTCCATCACAGCACAGTCCACGTTCAACGACCTGCAGGACCTGAGGGAACAGATCCTGAGAGTGAAGGACACAGAAGATGTGAGTAGCTACCTTGGATTATAACTAGGCCTCatgatcaggaaaaactcctggccctagtttAAACACACCATTATATTTGCCACAGCACTATATAACATTTACACATGATCATGAGCTAGTCTTTGCGGTGTGACGACAACTGAGCTCATACAGCAAGAATGAGAGAAGGAAATATTATTACAACCCCTCCACATTAACCACAGTCCCATTTCTTGGCACTCCCTCCGTGTGTTTGGAGTATCGGAGTGACATCTCATAGTCCCCTGGCCTCAACAGATACTCACTCAGCAGGATGATGCCCTTTTTTGGTGATCTGTATAACCCCTTTCCTCTCAAGCTTTCTCTTTCCTgtactctctctcactttctgtgTGGGCGGGGCTAATGTCTCTCCGTGTGCCAATAAATCCCCTGTACTTTGTTATGACTGGCTCTTTTTTATCACTTGTCGGTTACTCGTTGTTTCCCACCTGGCTTGTGGTCCGTGTGGTCTGGCCCGAGGCAGGTGATTTCCAACGGGGATGATTTCCACTGAAAGTCCCTAGTCATCAGAAACACTGGATGGGCCGGGGAGCCCGTTTTTTAGGCAGTTCAGATTAGAAAGCCATTGCGTGATGGAGGTTAGGGATCGATTGTAGGGTCACTGGCTGTCAACGGAAGAAGGCCCGTTCCATCCCTTTGCTCAATGTTTTCTCTCGAAATACTCCCGAGACTCAACGCTTGTGCATATCTGCCAACTACTGTACTGCAGCTCTCTGTGGCAGCCATCATTCCACTGACAATTTAAGCTTTTCGCCCTGTTTCTTTCATTGCCCCTTGTAGGAATGCATGACCAACGGAAATGCTTTCTGTGTCCCCCTCCCCCTCAAAAGAATGGATGGATTCTTGGTTGAATTTGGGCAGTCCAGTGCTGCTCAGCCATTTCCATTCCAAGTGCTTGATGGGAATGCCACACACCATTTACTACTACAGTGTTGGAGAATGTGGAGACAGCAGGGAGGGCTCATGGTCTAGCCAGGCTCGATTTAAAGACACTATGTCCATACGGAACACACAGGCTACAAAACAGAACACACACGGTGCAAGGCTCTGAAATAAGTGCGTAGAATATTAGTCccacaaatcaaatgtatttatatagcccttcttacatcagctgatgccacaaagtgctgtacagaaacccagcctaaaaccccaaacagcaagcaatgcaggtgtagaagcacggtggctaggaaaaactccctagaaagaccagaacctaggaagaaacctagagaggaaccaggctatgaggggtggccagtcctcttctggctgtgccgggtggagattataaaagaacatggccaagatgttcaaatgttcataaatgaccagcatggtataataataataataataataataataataattattattattattattattattattattattatcacagtagttgtcgagggtgcaacaggtcagcacctcaggagtaaatgtgagttggcttttcatagctgatgattgagagtatctctaccgttcctgctgtctctagagagttgaaaacagcaggtctgggacaggtagcacgtccggtgaacaggtcaggattccatagccgcaggcagaacagctgaaactggagcagcagcacggccaggtggactggggacagcaaggagtcatcatgccaggtagtcctgaggcatggtcctagggctcaggtcctctgagagaaagagagaattagagagagcatacttaaattcacacaggacaccggataagacaggagaaatactccagatataaaagactgaccctagccccccgacacaaactactgcagcataaatactggaggctgagacaggaggggtcaggagacactgtggccccatccgatgatacccccggacagggccaaacaggcaggatttaaccccacccactttgccaaagcacagcccccacaccactatcTTCAACCACAaatttaccatcctgagacaaggccgagtatagcccacaaagatctcagccacggcacaacccaaggggcggtgccaacccagacaggaagaccacgtcagtgactcaacccactcaagtgacgcacccctcctagggacggcatggaagagcaccagtaagccagtgactcggcccctgtaatagggttagaggcagagaatcccagtggagagaggggaaccggctaggcagagacagcaagggcggtttgtttctccagtgcctttccgtttaccttcacactcctgggccagactacactcaatcataggacctactgaagagacgaGTCTTCAAAAaaaacttaaaggttgagaccgagtctgcgtctctcacatgggtaggcagaccattccataaaaatggagctctataggagaaagccctgcctccagctgtttgcttagaaattctagggacaattaggaggcctgcgtcttgtgaccgtagcgtacgtgtaggtatgtatggcaggaccaaatcggaaagatgggtaggagcaagcccatgtaatgatttgtaggttagcagtaaaaccttgaaatcagcccttgccttaacaggaagccagtgtagggaggctagcactggagtaatatgatcacattttctggttctagtcaggattctagcagccgtatttagcaccaacgcaagtttatttagtgctttatccgggtagcctgaaggtagagcattgcagtagtctaacctagaagtaacaaaagcatggatacatttttttttgcatcatttttggacaaagtttctgatttttgcaatgttacgtagatggaaaaaagctgtccttgaaacagtcttgatatgttcgtcaaaagagagatcagggtccagagtaatgccgatgtccttcacagttttatttgagacgactgtacaaccatcaagattaattgtcagattcaacagaagatctctttgtttcttgggaccctggacaagcatctctgttttgtcccagtttaaaagtagaacgtttgcagccatccacttcattatgtctgaaacacaggcttctagtgagggcaattttggggcttcaccatgtttcattgaaatgtacatttgtgtgtcatccgcatagcagtgaaagttaacattttgttttcgaatgacatccccaagaggttttatttatttatttatttatttatttatttatttattagtgaaaacaatagtggtcctaaaatggaaccttgaagAACACCGAAAACTTACGGTTGacttgtcagaggacaaaccattcagagTCAaattgatatctttccgacagataagatctaaaccaggccagaacttgtctgtgttGACCagtttgggtttccaatctctccaaaagaatgtggtgatcgatggtatcaaaagcagcactaaggtctaggagcacgaggacagatgcagagccttggtctgccattaaaaggtaatttaccaccttcataagtgctatgatggggtctaaaaccagactgaagcatttcgtatacattgtttctcttcaggaaggcagtgagttgctgcgcaacagctttttcaaacattttagagaggaatggaagattcgatataggctggTTTTTAGtttaaaatattttctgggtcaaggtttggctttttcaagagaggctttattactgccacttttagtgagtttggtacacatccggtggatagagagcagtttattatgttcaacataggaggaccaagcacaggaagcagctctttcagtagtttagttggaatagggtccagtatgcagcttgaaggtttagaggccatgattattttcatcattgtgtcaagagatatagtattaaaaaacgtgagtgtctcccttgatcctaggtcctgacagagttgtgcagactcaggacaactgagctttggaggaatacacagattttaaagaggagtccgtcatTTGCTTTCTAAtaatcatgatcttttcctcgaAGTTCGTGAATTTATtattgctgaagtgaaagccatcctctcttggggaaggctgctttttagttagctttgtgacagtatcaaaaataaatttcggattgttcttattttcctcaattaagttggaaaaataggatgatcgagcagcagtgagggctcttcaatactgcacggtactgtctttccaagctagtcggaagacttccagtttggtgtggcaccaTTTCTGTTCcatattttctggaagcttgcttcagagctcgggtattttctgtataccagggagctagtttcttatgacaaatgttttcgtttttaggggtgcaactgcatctagggtattgcgcaaggttaaattgagttcctcagttaggtggttaactgatttttgtcctctgatgtccttgggtaggcagagggagtctggaaagggcatcaaggaatctttgggttgtctgggaatttatagcacaacttttgatgctcctatgttggggtctgagcagattatttgttgcgattgcaaatgtaataaaatggttgTCTGATAGTCCAtaattatgaggaaaaacattatgatccacaacatttattccatggaaCAAAACTAGGTCcggagtatgactgtggcagtgaataggtccggagacatgttggacaaaacccactgagtcgatgattgCTCCGAAAGCCTTTcagagtgggtctgtggacttttccatgtgaatattaaagtcaccaaaaatttgaatattatcatctatgactacaaggtccgataggaattcagggaactcagtgacgaacgctgtatatggcccaggaggcctgtaaacggTAGCTATACAAAGAGATTtggtaggctgcatagatttcatgactagaaggtcaaaagacgaaaacgtcttatttttttgtaaattgaaatttgctatcgtaaatgttagcaacacctccgcctttgtgggatatggtcactagtgtaacacagtaaattcatcaggcttaagccatgtttcagtcaggccaatcacttcaagattatgatcaatgattagttcattgactgtaactgcctttgaagtgagggatctaacattaagtagccctattttgagatgtgaggtatcacgatctctttcaataatggcaggaatggaggaggtctttattctagtgagattgctaaggagaacaccgccatgtttagttttgcccaacgtaggtcgaggcacagacacggtctcaatggggatagctgagctgactacactgactgtgctagtggcagactccactaagctggcaggctggctaacagcctgctgcctggcctgcaccctatttcattgtggagctaggggagttagagccctgtctataaTACACTTTGAGGATTTTTGGTAGGATTCCTTTCAAGCTACAATTTGTTACAATGTAACATTTCAGATTGTGCAAATGCAAGTGTTTTAATCAGTAGACAATTTACCAGCGCAAACCTGGACACCAAAGCCCATTTCCTTGAATGGTAACAAGGAGACCCATAAGGTGGTGAATGAAGTGATGGGACTAGTATCGGCTTttcttatttaaaatgtatttttccttCTGTCACACGACTAGCTTACGCAAGAGGTCTTGTGACTCCTGCTGTCTAAGTCCTCTTCTGTTCAGCTGGAGTAGTAGGCCAATGCCAGACTTGCGATTTCGCCATGTGTACGTCTCGGTGTGGCACTTGGACACAAGCTTAACTTCCCTCCCTGCCTGCGTCCATGTTGCTGACTGGGGATGTTCTACAGCTACTTTCTTCCCTATCTGGCGTTAGCTAGCCTGGAAATGCATACCTCCGGTTCTACTCTGACTTTAGGGCCACCGTCATTCAACAGCCCCGTCTAAGGGTTTGTTTGGATTTGAAACTTCATGGCGCTAGTCCAAACTGCCTCCTGTCGTCTGCCCTACAGCCCTGTGAGAGAGGGCACTTGCCCCGaatagggtgaagttgcccccaGACACTGTTCTGAGGTCAGTTTTACGTTCCCGCATCATCTGCCCCCCCCTAATGGTTAAAGTTAGACTGCGGAGGAGAAGTTGATCCCAGAGCTGTGCTTATAGTGCAACTTTTACACAGTGCTGCTGTTTCTAGACTTTTCAGTAAGGAGTCAAAGTGGGTAGAGATTAGGGAACTCAACCCAGCAttctttattctctctctggtctcaccTTGATATTATGTAC from Salmo trutta chromosome 16, fSalTru1.1, whole genome shotgun sequence includes these protein-coding regions:
- the LOC115150983 gene encoding ras-related protein Rap-1A; its protein translation is MREYKLVVLGSGGVGKSALTVQFVQGIFVEKYDPTIEDSYRKQVEVDGQQCMLEILDTAGTEQFTAMRDLYMKNGQGFALVYSITAQSTFNDLQDLREQILRVKDTEDVPMILVGNKCDLEDERVVGKEQGQNLARQWNHCAFLESSAKSKINVLDIFYDLVRQINRKTPVEKKKAKKKSNCVLL